CTGTTACTGCTGGGCATAGACGGAGATACGCCTTGTTTCGCGGAGCTTAATGGCGTGGGGAGCGCTATGCCCCATGCCGATCCAAGGCTTTGGCAATCGCTGGGCATGCTCCCGCCCGAGCAGGCCGCCATTTATGCCACCGCGCGCAGTCTGGTCGACTGGCATGCGCGGCACCGGTTTTGCGCCAATTGCGGCAAGCCAACAGAGTCCCGCAAAGGTGGCTGGGCGCGCCAATGTGACAAGGAAAAGGACGGCTGCGGCGCGGAACATTTTCCGCGTACGGATCCAGTCGCGATCATGCTGGCGGAATGTGAGGGAAAAATCCTGCTCGGCCGACAACCACGCTTTCCGCCCAAACGCTTTTCGGCACTGGCTGGTTTTATCGAACCGGGCGAAAGCATCGAAGGCGGCGTTGCTCGTGAGCTCTGGGAAGAAGCGGGCATCAGAGTCCGCAATGTGCGCTATATTGCCAGCCAGCCCTGGCCCTTTCCATCTTCTCTAATGATGGCCTGTACCAGCGTGACCGATGATCCAACTTTGACGCTGGACGAAGAAGAAATTGAGGAAGCCGCGTGGTTTTCGTTGGATGAAGTGAAGGCCGCCATGAACGGCGATGCTGATGCGCCCTTTATAGCGCCACCGCCTTTTGCAATTGCCTATAATTTGCTCAAGAATTGGATGGATGAGCAGGAACGGTAAATGATGTGCTGACTTGATTCTTGGAGAATACGGGGATCAAAATGGCTGAGAAAAACAGTTAACCTGAGGCTGTCTATCTAGTGCAGCGCGAACTCGGTTGATGCTTTAACAATCTATCAAATTTTATCCGGCCACAGTCAGCTAATCCGAAAGCAATTGACTAGAACAGTAATTTCTGTAATTACTGAAATTACGAAAGGTTGATTCGCTATGGGCGTTGAAAAATATCCAGAGGCAATGGAGTTTATTCTTCATTGGGGCGAAATGGGAACGCATTGGGGGGCGAATCGTTCGGTTGCCCAGGTTCATGCGCTTCTTTATCTTAGTAAAGACCCGCTGGATGCCGAGAGTATTTGCGAAGCGCTTAAGCTTGCAAGATCAAATGTATCCAATGCTTTGAAAGACCTTCAAGGATATGGTGTTGTTAAACGCACCCATGTTCCAGGTGATCGCCGTGATCATTTTGTTGCGGAAACGGACCTGTGGGTCATGTTCATGGCAATTGCCGCGGAGCGTAAGCGGAGAGAGATTGATCCGATTATTTCGAAGCTTTCCGAGCTGGAAAAACGTTTGGCGGATAGTCAGAATCTACCCGTTCATATCCATCAACGTATTGGTCGTATGCATCAATTTATCGGTACTCTTACCAATTGGTACGAACAGGTACGCGGGCTGAAGAAAAGCACGTTGATTGCGCTAATGAAGCTCGGCAGCAAAGTAGCCCGCTTCATTCCCGGTTCCGACAAGAACGAAACTTAAATTTCAGGAGGACGCTATGCCGCCCGCGCAGAACCATATTCATTATTTTCTCTAATAACAGAAATTACTGAAACAAAGATATTGTAAAGGACGTAACCATGACCGTTATCGCTTATAGCTTGTATCTCCTCATTGCGATCAGCATGACCATTTGGGTTGCATTCACGCTATCTACCAATGGAAAGGTCTATTTGATCCGCTGTTTCGGGCATGACGATGAGCTGGCAACTTCAATCAATCACCTGCTAGTTGTCGGCTTCTATTTGGTGAATTTCGGGTTCATCGCTTTAGCGCTTAGTGCGGCAGGGTCTGCTGATACGGCCGTTGAAGTGATGCGATTCCTCGGCTGGTATGTTGGCGTTGCAACGCTTGTCTTGGGCGCTATGCACTTTTTTAACATGGCCTTGATTACCCGTCATGGACGCAAGGTTGCAGACTGGGTTCACGATCAAGCCCCTGCAGCCGAATATCCGGCCAGACGTAAAGTGGATTAAGATTCACTGCTATCATAAGTCTCACCGGATCCAATTCGGTGAGACTTTTCATGCCATCGCTTAGGATCGATAAAGACAATGGTGAGCGCAAAAGAAAACAGGCCGGATCGCTCCGGCCTGTTCCCCTGTTATTTTGTGAACGTGACGACATTCACAAAATCATTTGTTCCCCAGGGACATGGCGCAGCCACCATTCCTGATTGGAAATCTGTTTGCCGGTGCGATCGATGATCGTCAGCGTTGCCGCCGAATCCGCCTGACCATTGATTGAGATGAAATCTCCATCAAAGCTGGTGAAGGTCGTTTCCATCGGATCACCGTAGGTTGGTGCCTGCTCAAGCAGAATTCCGACCGCGACACGTTCGCCCATGCGCAGGCTGTCATAATAGTCGGAATAATAATGCACGCCTGCCATATTCCGGCCGATCGAGATATTCGCCGCCAGCTTGTCGAGTTCACCCTGAATGGTCAGTGCGCCTGTATATTTGCTGTCCTGTACCAAGCGGTTGCCACTGGCATTTGGAACATAGACAATTGGCGTGCCATCTGGTTCGACCAACGGGCGTTCAACGCCGCTATCACTACCTTCAAACATCTCGAAAAAGGCTTTGACCATCGTGACACAGCCACCTGCCACTGTTGCATGGCCAGCACCATAGGCTGGGTGCATCGGTGAACCTTCAGGGAAAGCCATGGGTAGCAGCAGATTGCAGTCATCGAAATTGCTAAACGGTGTTGAACCGCCAGCACAATCGGTCAGGCGCATATCATTCATCGCTGTCTCATTCTGTGCTTCGTTATGAGCAATTAACGCTGCTTTCAGCGCGCCCGGCAATTCACTGTGCATATGCTCAAATGCCGCCTGTGCATCACCCAGCTTGTCGGCATCGCCGCATTCAACCAGCGCCATACGTCCGCCCATCAGCTCGGGACGGGCCCGGCGGTGATAGTTGAATTTTTCACGACGCACCGCCTTCAGGCAGCGAGTGGCCACTTCGGTGACCAGCGACAAAATATGTGGTCCGCCAAAAGTAGCGAATGCCGTCCGCCTTGCCGATGCAGTGCTGCTGTCGCGGAAACCGGGTTCGGGGAAACCCTTCGAGGCAGGAACGCCCATTGCATCAATGATCAGCACGGCATTGAGATAGGCTTCATAAAGCGCATCAAAATGCACGTAGGTTGCCAGGTCGCGCGGCGTTGTAATGAACCGGCGTTTCTCTTCGAACAAATTAGCACCTCTGAAATCTGCGCCATTTTGTACATCACGCCAGGTCGGCCAGTCGGTCATATGATCGAGGCAGCTTTTGTGAACCGTCGTACGCTGATCGATTGACAAGCTGCCATAGCGAATAAAACCGTCCTGCAGGTCATAGCCTGCATCCTTACCTGGGAAGCTTGCGGCGCCTCCGCCAGGGCCAGCCAGGCCGGTATTGCCGATCAGCATGAACTGCGACACATAAGGCCCGACCAGGGATCCCTTGGTTGAACCTCGAAATACGGTTTCGGTGGTGAGGGCGGCGGCAACGGGATTGCTGTCATCCTGTGTCCGCGCGAAGCGGCGATTGCGTTCGAAATTATTGAGCCCGTCAGCATCTACATAGGCGGGCGTAGATGATCTGACGCCGGTGCCGCTAAAATAGGGCATGCTGTTCAGGGCATCGACAACCTCAGCGGATGTGAGCTGTGCATCGCTGTCGCCATCGCAAAGCTGCTTGGCGCTGTCACCTTCGCAGATGCTGGTGAACGGCACGTCGCGTAAGATGGCAAGGCCGTAAACCTCAGCCATTTCAGCTGCTTTTTCAGATGAACCAACGCGTGGGGCGGGGGCCATCCCGACGCTGTCTGCATCTGGTCCTTGCAGTTCATAGACATGACCAGCACGCGGGCTCTCCCAGCCGCGCCATTGTGGTATTTGGCTGTTCACTGTGCATTGGAACGTCGGCTCGGTAGTCTCTGCCGCGCGGTCGGTGGCATCTTTGACGATATTTTCAAACAGATTGTTGTCGTCGCTGTTTATTGCTTCGACAAATGTGCGATAATCGTCGCCAAAAGAGAGTATACCAAATTCATCATGATGCAGTCCTTTGGTAAAGTTGGTGGGGAATTTGGAACCGGCATAGTCGAGTTCCTCGGCATTGTTGCGGGACGCGGCATGCGGCCGGGTTCGGGATATTTCCGCTGCCAGTTCCCGCAATTCTTTCGCTTTGCGGGCGCGTTCGGTGCCGTTGGGGCAGGGTACATTATGGGATAGTTTCACTTTTACATCTCCTTAAATCAAGAAAATGCGACCTGAGGCGGCGTCCAGTTTCTTCGGGGGAGGATCGCTGCTTCTGATAAGGGAGATACAGCTAAATCATTCCCGCCAGATTGGAAAAAATCGACATGCAAGCCTTTGCAATATAGGCGTTTTTATACAATTTGGCGACTAAGTAGATGAGAATATTGCCAATATTTCTGACACCCAGTCGCAGGCGGAAAATCGCTAGGCTACTGATTTTAAACACAAAATTATTTGCGCCATTATGGGATGGCGGAAATAATTCTACACCAAACCTAATCTCGATAGTTCGCCGAGCATCTCTGCCGGCATTTCTTCAGCCCCTTCTGCGCCCTCGCCAAGATCAGGCGGTGCGTCTTTCTCTTCCAGATAGCGCCAGCCCTGATGCGCACGGCGGGGTATGGTCTGCACAGCGACGAGCTTTGGTTCCAGCCTGATCCACTGGCGGCCTTCGCCATTATCCTGAAAACCGATAATTGGACTGCGGCCAACAATTTTCTTCGTGTGAATCCAATAAAGTGATCCACCAACCATTTCGGCGTGTCGTTTCGGCAAATAGCGGGTGGTCAGACGCGCTTCACCATTTGTTGCTTCATTGCCGATATGGGATTCCAGCCAGGCCCGCAAAGTTGCG
This DNA window, taken from Parasphingorhabdus litoris DSM 22379, encodes the following:
- the nudC gene encoding NAD(+) diphosphatase, whose translation is MTSDLSAIIPTFAGGTMDRADQVRVNPERLKEAMMRPNARLLKLDGLSPVFDAMGDLAWGPLYEASPDNDLLLLGIDGDTPCFAELNGVGSAMPHADPRLWQSLGMLPPEQAAIYATARSLVDWHARHRFCANCGKPTESRKGGWARQCDKEKDGCGAEHFPRTDPVAIMLAECEGKILLGRQPRFPPKRFSALAGFIEPGESIEGGVARELWEEAGIRVRNVRYIASQPWPFPSSLMMACTSVTDDPTLTLDEEEIEEAAWFSLDEVKAAMNGDADAPFIAPPPFAIAYNLLKNWMDEQER
- a CDS encoding GbsR/MarR family transcriptional regulator; its protein translation is MGVEKYPEAMEFILHWGEMGTHWGANRSVAQVHALLYLSKDPLDAESICEALKLARSNVSNALKDLQGYGVVKRTHVPGDRRDHFVAETDLWVMFMAIAAERKRREIDPIISKLSELEKRLADSQNLPVHIHQRIGRMHQFIGTLTNWYEQVRGLKKSTLIALMKLGSKVARFIPGSDKNET
- a CDS encoding phosphatase PAP2 family protein, with the translated sequence MKLSHNVPCPNGTERARKAKELRELAAEISRTRPHAASRNNAEELDYAGSKFPTNFTKGLHHDEFGILSFGDDYRTFVEAINSDDNNLFENIVKDATDRAAETTEPTFQCTVNSQIPQWRGWESPRAGHVYELQGPDADSVGMAPAPRVGSSEKAAEMAEVYGLAILRDVPFTSICEGDSAKQLCDGDSDAQLTSAEVVDALNSMPYFSGTGVRSSTPAYVDADGLNNFERNRRFARTQDDSNPVAAALTTETVFRGSTKGSLVGPYVSQFMLIGNTGLAGPGGGAASFPGKDAGYDLQDGFIRYGSLSIDQRTTVHKSCLDHMTDWPTWRDVQNGADFRGANLFEEKRRFITTPRDLATYVHFDALYEAYLNAVLIIDAMGVPASKGFPEPGFRDSSTASARRTAFATFGGPHILSLVTEVATRCLKAVRREKFNYHRRARPELMGGRMALVECGDADKLGDAQAAFEHMHSELPGALKAALIAHNEAQNETAMNDMRLTDCAGGSTPFSNFDDCNLLLPMAFPEGSPMHPAYGAGHATVAGGCVTMVKAFFEMFEGSDSGVERPLVEPDGTPIVYVPNASGNRLVQDSKYTGALTIQGELDKLAANISIGRNMAGVHYYSDYYDSLRMGERVAVGILLEQAPTYGDPMETTFTSFDGDFISINGQADSAATLTIIDRTGKQISNQEWWLRHVPGEQMIL
- a CDS encoding DUF1489 family protein, which gives rise to MPLNMTKIAFRSESPATLRAWLESHIGNEATNGEARLTTRYLPKRHAEMVGGSLYWIHTKKIVGRSPIIGFQDNGEGRQWIRLEPKLVAVQTIPRRAHQGWRYLEEKDAPPDLGEGAEGAEEMPAEMLGELSRLGLV